One region of Gilliamella sp. ESL0405 genomic DNA includes:
- the mutT gene encoding 8-oxo-dGTP diphosphatase MutT, with the protein MKKHTEIAIGIIRSQNCQIFITQRGEDSHLAGFWEFPGGKIEAGETPYQTLQREIAEEVDIQIHNAQFLKVVKHSYDDRDITIHAYLVEEWDGVPFAKEGQPSRWVDQEELIADEFPDANRTIIEMLKNGDKQI; encoded by the coding sequence ATGAAAAAACATACTGAAATTGCTATAGGTATTATTCGTTCACAAAATTGTCAAATCTTTATCACGCAACGTGGTGAAGACTCTCATCTTGCTGGTTTTTGGGAATTTCCGGGTGGAAAAATTGAAGCTGGCGAAACGCCCTATCAAACATTACAACGTGAAATAGCAGAAGAAGTCGATATCCAGATACACAACGCTCAATTTTTAAAAGTCGTCAAACACAGTTATGATGATCGTGATATCACCATTCATGCTTATCTTGTTGAAGAGTGGGACGGCGTACCCTTTGCCAAAGAGGGACAACCGAGCCGCTGGGTTGATCAAGAAGAGTTAATTGCCGATGAATTTCCTGACGCTAACCGCACCATTATTGAGATGCTAAAAAACGGGGATAAACAGATATAA
- a CDS encoding EamA family transporter: MSTLIIALWLINLACDTVGQIAFKYAAMTSKHKQGIGYWHRLFCNYWLWLGFGCYFIGFIFWLAFLSEVHLSQGILLGSFNMITVMLAGRILFKEHLTAFRLIGIFFITTGVVLVGLN, from the coding sequence GTGTCAACATTAATTATTGCCCTTTGGTTGATTAATCTCGCCTGTGATACTGTAGGTCAAATTGCTTTTAAATATGCGGCAATGACCTCTAAACATAAGCAAGGGATTGGTTATTGGCATCGACTGTTTTGTAACTATTGGCTATGGCTTGGCTTTGGTTGCTATTTTATCGGTTTTATTTTTTGGCTGGCTTTCTTGAGTGAAGTTCATTTATCTCAAGGTATATTATTGGGTTCCTTTAATATGATTACGGTAATGCTGGCTGGGCGTATACTATTCAAAGAGCACTTAACAGCCTTTCGACTTATTGGTATATTTTTTATCACAACCGGAGTGGTATTAGTTGGACTTAATTAA
- the relA gene encoding GTP diphosphokinase, with product MVSIRGAHQQHEEHYSLAQFDVELWAKHELLLTNQESYQKFKDIWDFCFENSAGSAEQTYCFQNAIEMVEILSTLNMDINSLCAALLLPFLDAKVIRREDIPEDFDREIIHILSSIIKMKDIRQLRAIRNGNATNEQIDSIRRMLLAMVNDFRSVVIKIAERITYLRTLMHAPQEEQFLAAKECFNIYAPLANRLGIGQLKWELEDFCFRYLYPDQYRFIASQLQEKRLDREQYINQFVKNLQDMMNQDHIRAEVYGRPKHIYSIWRKMERKHLQFDELYDIRAVRIICDRIEDCYNALGIVHSHYKHIAKEFDDYVANPKPNGYQSIHTVVYGPEEKTIEIQIRTEQMHNDAELGVAAHWKYKEGSTDKMTAYDQRISWLRKLLTWQQEMSESGEIQEAVRSQIFDDRVYVFTPKGDVVDLPAGSTPLDFAYHIHSDVGHRCIGAKVGGRIVPFTYNLKIGDQVEIITQKQPNPSRDWLNPNTGFVNSSRARAKILAWFKKQDRDKNIATGEQILSNELEPLNISLKSVEKILINKYNAHSFNEVLAGIGSGDVRINQLVNFINAQFNKPTAEEEDEAALKQITQKSTTQAKNMTKTASKCGEIIIEGVDNLMYTIANCCRPIPGDPIVGFVTQGRGISIHRADCEQLQELKNHAPERITSAQWSGNHNSSYTMIVRIIANDRSGLLRDITTILANEKVNVLSVTSRIEMKQQLATIDMDMQIFNQDSLNRVLTKIKQLPDVVEAKRLQG from the coding sequence ATGGTATCAATTAGAGGAGCGCACCAACAGCATGAAGAGCATTACTCTCTTGCTCAATTTGATGTTGAACTGTGGGCTAAACACGAGCTGTTATTGACCAATCAAGAATCCTATCAGAAGTTTAAAGATATTTGGGATTTCTGTTTTGAAAATAGTGCCGGATCGGCTGAGCAAACATATTGTTTTCAAAATGCGATTGAAATGGTCGAAATTTTGTCAACCTTAAATATGGATATCAATAGCCTGTGTGCCGCCCTACTGCTTCCTTTCCTTGATGCCAAAGTTATCCGCCGGGAAGATATCCCCGAAGATTTCGATCGTGAAATCATTCACATTCTTTCCAGCATTATCAAAATGAAAGATATTCGCCAATTGCGGGCGATTCGTAATGGTAATGCAACCAATGAACAAATTGATAGCATCAGACGTATGTTATTGGCAATGGTCAACGATTTCCGCAGTGTTGTTATCAAAATTGCCGAACGCATCACCTACTTACGTACGTTAATGCATGCGCCTCAAGAAGAGCAATTTCTTGCCGCTAAAGAGTGCTTTAATATTTATGCGCCACTTGCCAATCGGTTAGGTATTGGGCAACTAAAATGGGAATTAGAAGATTTTTGTTTCCGTTATTTATATCCCGATCAATATCGCTTTATCGCCTCACAATTACAAGAAAAACGCTTAGATCGTGAGCAATATATCAATCAGTTTGTTAAAAATCTTCAAGATATGATGAATCAAGACCATATTCGGGCAGAGGTTTACGGGCGACCAAAACACATCTACAGCATATGGCGAAAAATGGAACGTAAACATCTACAGTTCGACGAGCTTTACGATATCAGAGCGGTACGTATCATCTGCGATCGAATTGAAGACTGTTATAATGCATTAGGTATTGTGCATAGTCACTATAAACACATTGCCAAAGAGTTTGACGATTATGTCGCTAATCCCAAACCAAACGGGTACCAATCGATTCATACGGTGGTATATGGTCCTGAAGAAAAAACCATAGAAATTCAAATCCGAACGGAACAAATGCATAATGATGCCGAATTAGGCGTTGCGGCACATTGGAAGTACAAAGAAGGCAGTACCGATAAAATGACCGCTTACGATCAACGGATTTCTTGGTTACGTAAGCTACTCACATGGCAACAAGAGATGTCAGAAAGTGGCGAGATACAAGAAGCGGTCAGAAGCCAAATTTTTGATGATCGTGTTTACGTCTTCACCCCTAAAGGCGATGTGGTTGATTTGCCTGCTGGCTCAACCCCGCTTGATTTTGCTTACCATATTCATAGTGATGTTGGACATCGCTGTATTGGCGCCAAAGTTGGCGGACGCATTGTGCCATTTACTTACAATCTCAAAATCGGTGATCAAGTCGAAATCATCACCCAAAAACAGCCTAACCCTAGCCGTGACTGGTTAAATCCCAATACCGGTTTTGTTAACAGCAGTCGAGCCAGAGCCAAAATCCTTGCCTGGTTTAAAAAGCAAGATCGTGATAAAAATATTGCTACCGGTGAACAGATCTTATCTAATGAACTTGAGCCTTTAAATATCAGTTTAAAAAGTGTTGAAAAGATCCTCATCAATAAATATAACGCACATTCATTTAATGAAGTGCTTGCTGGTATTGGTAGTGGCGATGTTAGAATTAATCAATTAGTGAATTTTATCAATGCCCAATTTAACAAACCAACGGCGGAAGAAGAAGATGAAGCGGCTTTAAAACAGATCACCCAAAAATCGACGACGCAAGCCAAAAACATGACTAAAACCGCAAGTAAATGTGGCGAAATTATTATCGAAGGTGTGGATAATTTAATGTACACCATTGCTAACTGCTGCCGCCCGATACCCGGTGATCCGATAGTGGGATTTGTCACTCAAGGTCGAGGCATCTCCATTCACCGTGCTGATTGTGAACAACTACAAGAATTAAAAAACCATGCGCCGGAGCGGATCACCAGTGCGCAATGGAGCGGTAATCACAATTCAAGTTACACCATGATTGTCAGAATTATTGCCAATGACAGAAGTGGCTTATTGCGGGATATCACCACCATATTAGCCAACGAAAAAGTCAATGTGCTAAGTGTTACCAGCCGCATTGAAATGAAACAGCAACTTGCAACCATTGATATGGATATGCAGATATTTAATCAAGATTCACTTAATCGAGTATTAACTAAGATTAAGCAGTTACCGGATGTGGTTGAAGCAAAACGATTACAGGGCTAA
- a CDS encoding EamA family transporter — MKKFYIIGFILLLFFDTFGQTSFKLTAIAALPFEISFDWLVRIFTNGWAYVVMLGYTGAFMTWMVLLKKAPVGPAFAASHLQVVTVMLVSVVVFNEQITCIRLVGALFIIIGIVFLALAEQRLQRSS, encoded by the coding sequence ATGAAGAAATTTTATATCATCGGTTTTATTTTATTGCTTTTCTTTGATACTTTTGGTCAAACCAGTTTTAAATTAACGGCAATTGCTGCACTGCCATTTGAAATAAGTTTTGATTGGTTAGTGCGAATATTTACCAACGGCTGGGCATATGTGGTAATGCTTGGTTACACAGGCGCATTTATGACGTGGATGGTGTTGTTAAAAAAAGCGCCGGTTGGTCCTGCTTTTGCCGCTTCGCATCTGCAAGTGGTGACCGTGATGCTGGTATCGGTTGTGGTATTTAATGAACAAATCACCTGTATACGCTTAGTCGGTGCATTATTTATTATTATCGGTATTGTTTTTCTGGCGTTAGCGGAACAAAGATTACAGCGATCATCTTAA
- the folA gene encoding type 3 dihydrofolate reductase encodes MILSIIVAMADNRVIGLNNQMPWHLPADLAWFKKNTLNKPVIMGRKTFESIGRPLPHRHNIIISRQAEKSQANEENISWVGSIDEAIALAKTQQVEEAFIIGGGNIYNQSLPFVDRLYLTHIQADLKGDTYFPDYQPENWQQVYCENHHADDKNPYDYQFEILARS; translated from the coding sequence ATGATTTTAAGTATTATTGTTGCCATGGCGGATAATCGTGTGATTGGTTTAAATAATCAAATGCCATGGCATTTACCTGCTGATTTAGCATGGTTTAAAAAAAATACGCTAAATAAACCTGTGATTATGGGACGTAAAACGTTTGAATCAATCGGTCGACCCTTGCCTCATCGCCATAATATCATTATTAGTCGACAGGCAGAGAAAAGCCAAGCTAATGAGGAAAATATCAGTTGGGTTGGATCAATTGATGAAGCTATCGCATTGGCTAAAACGCAGCAGGTCGAAGAGGCATTTATTATTGGTGGTGGCAATATATATAATCAGTCGCTACCTTTTGTTGATCGTCTGTACTTAACCCATATTCAAGCGGATTTAAAGGGCGATACCTATTTTCCGGATTATCAGCCGGAAAACTGGCAGCAAGTTTATTGTGAAAATCATCATGCCGATGATAAAAATCCTTATGATTATCAGTTTGAAATTTTAGCCAGAAGTTAA
- the secA gene encoding preprotein translocase subunit SecA yields the protein MLLKLLTKVFGSRNERILKMMRKRVERINALEPAMEALTDDELKAKTNEFKQKIADGTKLDDILEEAFAVVREASKRVFGMRHFDVQLIGGMVLNERCIAEMRTGEGKTLTATLPAYLNALTGKGVHVVTVNDYLAQRDAENNRPLFEFLGLSVGINLPNLPPHLKREAYDADITYGTNNEYGFDYLRDNMVFSKNARVQRPLHYALVDEVDSILIDEARTPLIISGQAEDSSDRYVSVDKIIPSLIRQEKEDSDQFQGDGDFSIDEKSRQVNLTERGLIKVEELLIKQGIMKSDESLYSPSNIVLMHHVNAALRAHHLFHRDVDYIVRDNEIIIVDEHTGRTMDGRRWSDGLHQAVEAKEHVKINNENQTLASITFQNYFRLYQKLAGMTGTADTEAFEFNQIYGLDTIVIPTNRPMVRKDYPDLVFMSEKEKIDAIVADVKACIERGQPVLVGTASIEKSELVSNAFKKAGIKHNVLNAKFHAQEAEIIANAGSKGAVTIATNMAGRGTDIMLGGNWQSDLAHIENPTPEDIEKAKQAWQAKHEEVIALGGLYILGTERHESRRIDNQLRGRAGRQGDPGASRFYLSLEDPLMRIFASERVGNMMRKLGMKEGEAIEHPWVTKAIANAQKKVESRNFDIRKQLLEYDDVANDQRKAIYRQRNELLDNSDIKETIDSIRGDVFNAVIDQYIPPQSIEEMWDVPGLENALKTDFDLELPISKWLDEEQNLHEETLRERIMQIATDRYIEKENIAGSEALRDFEKSVMLQTLDTLWKEHLAAMDYLRQGIHLRGYAQKDPKQEYKRESFNMFANMLESLKYDVIGYISRVQIRSQQEVDEAERQRQAEMERLMAKQHANHESIGGFNGENQDQSPSSPQPIVRTEAKVGRNDPCPCGSGKKYKHCHGAVQ from the coding sequence ATGTTATTAAAATTATTAACAAAAGTGTTCGGTAGTCGTAATGAGCGTATCTTAAAAATGATGCGCAAACGTGTCGAAAGAATCAATGCATTAGAACCTGCAATGGAAGCGTTAACTGATGATGAGCTGAAAGCAAAAACCAATGAATTTAAACAAAAAATCGCTGACGGCACAAAATTAGATGATATTTTAGAAGAAGCCTTTGCTGTTGTTCGTGAAGCCAGTAAACGGGTTTTTGGTATGCGCCATTTTGATGTCCAGCTTATTGGGGGCATGGTGCTTAATGAGCGCTGTATTGCCGAAATGCGCACCGGTGAAGGTAAAACATTAACAGCAACCTTACCCGCTTACTTAAATGCCTTAACCGGCAAAGGCGTACATGTTGTTACAGTCAATGATTACTTAGCGCAACGTGATGCGGAAAACAACCGCCCATTATTTGAATTTTTAGGCTTAAGTGTTGGTATCAACCTGCCTAATCTTCCGCCACACCTAAAGCGTGAAGCCTATGATGCCGATATTACTTATGGTACCAATAACGAATATGGCTTTGACTACCTACGTGACAATATGGTGTTTAGCAAAAATGCTCGAGTTCAACGCCCATTACATTATGCGTTAGTGGATGAAGTTGACTCAATCTTAATTGATGAAGCCCGAACACCTCTCATTATCTCCGGACAGGCGGAAGATAGCTCTGATCGTTATGTCAGTGTTGATAAAATCATTCCAAGCTTAATCAGACAAGAAAAAGAAGATTCAGATCAATTCCAAGGCGACGGTGACTTTTCAATCGATGAAAAATCTCGTCAAGTCAACTTAACTGAACGTGGTTTAATTAAAGTTGAAGAGCTGCTGATCAAACAAGGTATTATGAAAAGTGATGAATCACTTTACTCACCGAGTAATATCGTGCTAATGCATCATGTCAACGCCGCCCTACGAGCACATCATTTATTTCATCGTGATGTTGATTATATTGTTAGAGATAACGAAATTATCATTGTCGATGAACATACCGGCCGAACAATGGACGGTCGCCGTTGGTCTGACGGTTTACATCAAGCGGTTGAAGCTAAAGAGCATGTAAAAATTAATAATGAAAACCAAACATTAGCGTCAATCACTTTCCAAAATTACTTCCGCCTCTATCAAAAATTAGCAGGTATGACCGGTACTGCTGATACAGAAGCGTTCGAATTTAACCAAATTTATGGTTTAGATACGATTGTTATACCAACCAATCGCCCAATGGTACGTAAAGATTATCCTGATTTGGTCTTTATGAGCGAAAAAGAAAAAATTGATGCGATTGTTGCCGATGTAAAAGCCTGTATCGAACGTGGTCAACCCGTGTTAGTGGGTACAGCTTCAATTGAAAAATCTGAGTTAGTGTCTAACGCATTTAAAAAAGCAGGTATCAAACATAATGTGTTAAATGCTAAATTCCATGCTCAAGAAGCTGAGATTATTGCCAATGCCGGTAGTAAAGGTGCTGTGACTATCGCAACTAATATGGCGGGTCGTGGTACGGATATCATGTTAGGTGGTAACTGGCAAAGTGATCTCGCTCATATTGAAAACCCAACACCGGAAGATATCGAAAAAGCCAAACAAGCATGGCAAGCAAAACATGAAGAAGTTATTGCATTAGGCGGGCTTTATATTTTAGGTACAGAGCGCCATGAATCTCGTCGTATTGATAACCAGTTACGAGGCCGTGCTGGACGTCAAGGTGATCCAGGTGCTTCACGTTTTTATCTATCGCTTGAAGATCCATTAATGAGAATCTTTGCTTCTGAACGTGTGGGTAATATGATGCGTAAACTGGGGATGAAAGAAGGCGAAGCTATCGAACATCCGTGGGTCACTAAAGCAATCGCTAACGCTCAGAAAAAGGTTGAAAGTCGTAACTTTGATATTCGTAAGCAATTACTTGAATATGATGATGTTGCAAATGACCAACGTAAAGCTATCTATCGCCAGCGAAACGAACTGTTAGACAATTCTGATATTAAAGAGACGATTGATTCAATTCGTGGTGATGTGTTTAATGCGGTTATTGATCAGTATATTCCACCACAATCGATTGAAGAGATGTGGGATGTACCTGGACTTGAAAATGCCTTAAAAACCGATTTCGATCTTGAACTACCTATCAGTAAGTGGCTCGATGAAGAACAAAATCTTCATGAAGAAACGTTGCGTGAACGCATTATGCAAATTGCCACTGACCGATATATCGAAAAAGAAAATATCGCCGGTTCTGAAGCGCTCAGAGACTTTGAAAAGAGTGTTATGTTACAAACGCTTGATACTTTGTGGAAAGAGCACTTAGCGGCAATGGATTATCTGCGTCAAGGTATCCATTTACGTGGTTATGCACAAAAAGACCCGAAACAGGAGTATAAACGTGAATCATTTAACATGTTTGCTAACATGTTAGAATCGTTAAAATATGATGTCATTGGTTATATAAGCCGGGTGCAAATTCGTTCTCAACAAGAAGTGGATGAAGCAGAGCGTCAACGTCAAGCAGAAATGGAAAGACTTATGGCAAAACAGCATGCCAACCATGAGTCTATCGGTGGTTTTAACGGTGAAAATCAAGACCAATCACCAAGCTCACCACAACCAATTGTACGAACAGAAGCGAAAGTTGGTCGTAACGATCCTTGTCCATGTGGCTCAGGTAAAAAATACAAACATTGTCACGGCGCTGTACAATAA
- a CDS encoding MJ1255/VC2487 family glycosyltransferase encodes MKILFGVQGTGNGHISRCRTLAKALKKVGADVDYIFSGRDAKDYFDMEAFGNYKTFCGLSFATLNGKINFRKTIQRIRAFRLIKDVRELDLSNYDCIISDFEPVSAWAAHNQHRESLGISNQAVCQYLKPKEYGMIANVIMKYYAPVTQPIGLHWFHFGHKLIPPMIDSFDVAPTENGTIVVYLPFEGLDEITQFLTPYKEYQFICFHPDVKQSSNQGNITMHTLSRENFTHALLSCSGIISNTGFALISEALALGKKILTKPVSGQFEQIYNAQCLQTLDMATVMENLNHAKLKHWLNLASPQPTIYPDVATELANWIVSGQKESLLSLSQRLWRATVFSENVQKRIKSLGYCV; translated from the coding sequence ATGAAAATTCTTTTTGGTGTTCAAGGCACAGGAAATGGCCATATTAGTCGTTGTAGAACATTAGCTAAAGCATTGAAAAAGGTTGGCGCTGATGTTGATTATATTTTTAGTGGTCGTGATGCTAAAGATTATTTTGATATGGAAGCATTTGGTAACTATAAAACCTTTTGTGGTCTCTCTTTTGCAACGCTTAATGGTAAGATTAATTTTCGTAAAACAATCCAACGAATTCGAGCTTTTCGGCTGATTAAAGATGTCCGTGAGCTGGATCTTTCAAATTATGACTGTATTATTAGCGATTTTGAGCCGGTTAGTGCTTGGGCTGCTCACAATCAACATCGGGAGAGTCTAGGGATCAGTAATCAGGCCGTTTGCCAATACCTTAAACCGAAAGAGTATGGCATGATTGCCAATGTGATTATGAAATATTATGCGCCTGTGACTCAACCTATAGGTCTGCATTGGTTTCATTTTGGGCATAAACTGATTCCACCAATGATTGATTCATTTGATGTTGCACCAACTGAGAACGGAACAATCGTTGTTTATTTACCGTTTGAAGGGTTAGATGAAATTACCCAGTTTTTAACGCCGTATAAAGAGTATCAATTTATCTGTTTTCATCCGGATGTTAAACAATCATCAAATCAAGGTAATATCACCATGCATACCCTCAGTCGGGAAAATTTTACGCATGCGTTATTAAGCTGTTCGGGTATTATTTCTAATACGGGTTTTGCTCTAATTTCAGAAGCGTTAGCGTTGGGTAAAAAAATTCTAACTAAGCCGGTTTCTGGTCAATTTGAACAAATTTATAATGCTCAGTGCTTGCAAACTTTAGATATGGCAACGGTAATGGAAAATTTAAATCATGCTAAACTTAAACATTGGTTAAATCTTGCATCGCCTCAACCAACGATCTATCCGGATGTTGCAACGGAATTAGCAAATTGGATTGTTTCAGGGCAAAAAGAGTCTTTACTATCGTTAAGTCAACGATTATGGCGTGCAACGGTATTTTCGGAAAATGTGCAAAAACGTATTAAATCTTTAGGGTATTGTGTATAA
- a CDS encoding multicopper oxidase family protein, with product MKRRNFIISFTAALGGLIATKAIAKMNHSSMSENVCDVKSDNCNTEGDMHDHMNMNMNMNMNNNMPQKLLSTTALPHGKNLPELTNLKNTSTQAGVFEATLHLKPVKIALTPEITTEFWAYNGMIPGPKIEVFEGDHVKITVKNDLSQPTTVHWHGLLIPSDQDGNPQDAIPAGGSRVYEFTIPEGTAGTYWYHPHGHNTVAEQVFRGLAGTFIVRSKNDPLASLPEQHWFFSDLKLTENGEIAENSMTDWMNGREGQFVLINGAYQPNIKVEGATRVRIWNACSGRYLNLSIPDCDVFLVATDGGFIAEPHQLNKPLLLTPAERAEVVIVPKKTASLYLQNIGYDRGKMGNVPPEQNIILSQLQLTQTASTVLPTHLKQVPTLGEAVAKKSLEYTEVMDKSEPRGGMLFLINGKRHDMSRIDLESKLHDVEEWTIVNNSHMDHNFHIHGAQFIVQSRELNGTKTTPEFVALKDTTNLRPHETLVIKIQQNMPGLRMYHCHIVEHETLGMMGQLMVK from the coding sequence ATGAAACGTCGAAATTTTATCATCAGTTTTACCGCAGCCCTAGGCGGATTAATTGCCACTAAAGCTATCGCCAAAATGAATCACTCATCGATGTCCGAAAACGTTTGTGATGTTAAATCTGATAACTGTAATACGGAGGGGGATATGCACGACCATATGAACATGAACATGAATATGAACATGAATAACAACATGCCACAAAAACTGTTATCGACTACAGCGCTACCACACGGTAAAAATTTACCCGAGTTGACTAATTTAAAAAATACCAGCACCCAAGCTGGCGTATTTGAAGCAACGCTACATTTAAAACCGGTCAAGATAGCCTTAACACCGGAAATTACCACCGAATTTTGGGCATATAATGGCATGATTCCAGGCCCGAAAATCGAAGTATTTGAAGGCGATCATGTTAAAATAACCGTTAAAAATGATCTGTCACAACCGACAACCGTTCACTGGCATGGTTTGCTTATTCCTTCAGATCAAGACGGAAACCCACAAGATGCTATTCCGGCAGGTGGCAGCCGGGTTTATGAATTTACCATACCGGAAGGCACAGCCGGGACATATTGGTATCATCCACATGGGCATAATACGGTTGCAGAACAAGTCTTTCGTGGGTTAGCCGGTACCTTTATTGTGCGCAGTAAAAATGATCCGCTCGCTTCGCTACCGGAGCAACATTGGTTCTTTTCCGACTTAAAATTAACTGAAAACGGCGAAATCGCCGAAAACTCCATGACTGACTGGATGAATGGTCGGGAAGGACAATTTGTGTTAATCAATGGCGCTTACCAACCCAATATAAAAGTAGAAGGAGCAACCCGAGTCAGAATCTGGAATGCGTGTTCTGGCCGATATTTAAACCTATCCATACCGGATTGTGATGTCTTTTTAGTTGCTACCGACGGCGGTTTCATTGCCGAGCCGCATCAACTCAACAAACCGCTATTACTTACTCCGGCAGAACGGGCTGAAGTGGTTATCGTTCCGAAAAAAACCGCCAGCCTTTACTTGCAAAACATTGGCTACGATCGTGGCAAAATGGGGAATGTACCGCCGGAACAAAACATCATTCTTTCACAGCTCCAGTTAACTCAAACGGCCAGTACCGTTCTACCGACTCATCTAAAACAAGTACCAACTTTAGGTGAAGCCGTCGCCAAAAAATCACTTGAATATACCGAAGTAATGGATAAAAGTGAGCCTCGAGGTGGTATGCTGTTTTTAATTAATGGCAAACGGCATGATATGTCACGAATCGACTTAGAAAGTAAACTTCACGATGTTGAAGAGTGGACAATTGTTAACAACTCACATATGGATCACAATTTCCATATACATGGAGCGCAATTTATTGTGCAATCTCGTGAATTAAATGGCACGAAAACTACACCCGAGTTTGTTGCCTTGAAAGATACCACTAACTTACGCCCGCACGAAACGCTTGTTATTAAAATTCAACAAAATATGCCGGGATTACGCATGTATCATTGTCATATCGTTGAACATGAAACATTAGGCATGATGGGGCAATTAATGGTGAAATAA
- the zur gene encoding zinc uptake transcriptional repressor Zur — MHNLLIEKIETLCKKRGIKLTTQRRTVLDIMLSANKAMSAYDLLDLLKVSEPQAKPPTIYRALEFLLEHGFIHKVESSNSYIICPHFHDPEHISILFICDKCQQIIEKHSEDIEKQLKQLAQQSHFLIKHSVLEIHGICQSCQH; from the coding sequence GCAAAAAACGTGGTATTAAGCTGACAACGCAACGTCGAACAGTTTTAGACATCATGTTAAGCGCAAATAAAGCAATGAGTGCATATGATTTGTTGGATCTTTTAAAAGTCAGTGAACCGCAAGCAAAACCCCCCACTATCTATCGTGCGCTTGAGTTTTTATTAGAACACGGATTTATTCATAAAGTTGAATCATCAAATAGCTATATTATTTGCCCCCATTTTCATGATCCTGAGCATATTTCAATTTTATTTATTTGTGATAAATGCCAACAAATTATTGAAAAACACTCCGAGGATATCGAGAAGCAACTTAAACAATTAGCCCAACAAAGCCACTTTTTAATCAAACACAGTGTGCTTGAAATTCATGGAATCTGTCAATCGTGTCAACATTAA